The Diorhabda carinulata isolate Delta chromosome 12, icDioCari1.1, whole genome shotgun sequence DNA window GtgagtatttttataaataagtaaagtagatgaatgtttttttataattgaactTGGATTgagtataaaaagaaaattgataattatttttataacaaattgagaataaaaataaaaaattgtttttgcaCTATTGTACATTTCTATTATTGTTCTATTAACTTCCTCATTAAAAAATGGACGAAAATGCACCTTGTGTTGAGTACTAGGATTCcattatttacattttctttatctgtttattcttattaataatataaaaacataacctaCCTTTGTTTTCTCAACCacttcaatcaaaatatatttatgatacatagaataattataaaacataaagaAAGCAGctgtaattgaaatttttattaatgttcatttatttttaagttatgAAACCGGAAATAACATCATTGCAGAAGAAGAAGGATATTTAAAAGAACTTGGACCGGATCCTGAAGAAGCCGGAAAAACCATCAAATCCCAAGTACAACTAGGTCGTTTTACTTACACTTCCCCAGATGGAACAGTTATTGAAACTAAATACACTGCAGATGAAAATGGTTTCCACGCTGAAGGTGATCACTTACCAACACCGCCGCCAGTTAGTCCCGAAGTACAAAAAGGACTAGACCTCATTTTCGCTGGAATTAGAGCGCAGCAAGTACGAAAAATTAAATACTCAttcatattcaataatatttattcgtccaaaaaaatatatttcgattaATTCCACAAcacaaatattcatttatatgatacaatagccaagatattagaacagtagaataaaaactggaaatttattgatttataagaaaaaaaggcAAAACAAGCCAAAActtatttattaacattaaattcTTCTAATGTAATGTTaaaattcacttaaaaaatttattctactGCCTACTCTACTTAGTTTCTGAAAACTTTCTTCGAAACTAGTAGTTCTTTTGCTCTCGGCCCTTTAATAAACTCTTGATCATGTACTGGCTTCGATTTGGATAAGTCTTCCTACTCAATTCACATAACAAGCCCTTCGATGTTGTAGTGTCTTGCTTTTAAGGAGTATTTGATAAGTTGTTTCATCTTATAACAAACAGAATCACTTCCCAATACTTTGAGGTATCCATAATGTCCTGTTGGTTGAACGCATCCGTCCAATCCCTTCTGGTAATATTTTCCCAGTATTATCTTCGCTTGTTTTAGCTCTAACATGTTGTCGAACCAGTCCAAACTTTTTTTCcctattttttccaatattgtaTCAGTGCTGACCAAAAAAGGTCTCTAGTCCCCCCAAAAATTGATTGGGATTGCTTCTTACAAGCTATTTACATTTCTTTATATTCCTGTCTAGTTTTTTTAATACGCCTAAGATTCCTAAACCATTCTGGAATTAATTACAGAAGATCTCGGTACTATAATGGCTGCCTGGTTATACCACACGGCTTTTTCATCATtctatattgaattatttggtCCCAATAGGATTTTGTTGtgatacatacatacaaataatttttttttatttgtttgaaatattgaattgattttCAGGAAGCTGATGCCCGTAGACTGCAAGAACACCCTGAGCTAAAAGACAGACCCCAACAATATGACGATGGACAATACAGACAAGAGCTacaataatttaacaaaataataatcttgCATGTACATTCTGtgatttcattattgttttttcaacaaCCCATTTTTTCTTGTAGAGACtgaataaaaaatcattgattACACCGTGGGTAACAacttgaaataacaaaaataaaaattttataccaaCAGATTACTTTGTTGATTATTTCCCTCCTGAAAATAGTCAAAGaaaattcagttatttattatatattcttcttttcccTTTGTAGCTTTTATACAGCTACAGAATATTTTTCTGCGCTATATGAATGTTGAAAAAGCTCAAGACaagaatttacaaaaacatCAGAATTTTAGATAAGAGGTTGTAATAATTGATTTCTGTGATCCTAGAGtcctaaaattaaattaaacgaTAGAAAAAACTATCATCATCTACTATAAACATCAAATAATTGGAATAGACTACTAGAGACACCTATACAGATGAGAGAAAAGACATCGGAACAGGAAATGAAAATGGAATGAGGGAACAAAGAAGAGAAAGTAACACTAGGGATAGAAACGTGGAATGGCCAGACATAATGCAATATTAGATGGAATGTATTCGGGTGTTATTTTGGTAAGgcttattaattttttggaatgtTAGATTATTTTTAATGCTGTACAAGACAGTATCGTAAGGTTTTTGGAAAACTATGAAAACTGAGTCATTTGGAACTTCATATTCACACCCCATTCTTAGCGTTTACCCTCAGAGTGAAAATATAGTGACTGATCTTAACCCGAACAAGTTCTTTCAACCTTCTTTAGCCTCTAGTCATTATTTTGTAGATTGTATCTAGTggcataaatttttatttctttgtgtgCCCTTTCCTTCTTCGGATCATTTTATATGCATGGTCCTCTTGCTCAGTTTGTATTTTATCGTTTCATTTGGAGTagcagaactaagcaaaataatagGATACAAAAGAATAGAGTGATTGGATCATTTTTGGAGACGGAAGAATCCAcaaaaacagaattttatataaaaagttgtaaaatttgATTTGGGTGATCCTAAAGTcctgaaataaattaattaaaacccCAGTATGTTCAGATGTTAAAACATACACTAAAATATGTACTATTATAAATTGAACGCTATACTACAATGTctcgttgaaatttttttataatattagaaattttgagataaaaaatatGCTTTAGGATTTTAATTaactattaaaatatgattattgaTAACATTTCGATATctgaataaattttacaatataattaacttaataataaaaaaattgtataaaaatattcctataaaGTATAAGGTCACTTATCAAGATtctcttttaattaattttatcaatattggTCCATCTGGTTTGTTGATAACAGTAGATTTCGAATCTAATTTACCCCCCTCCCATATAATACGGAAACTTCTAATAAgctaaaaataataagatatattaatttttttataaaaatattaaaccaaTATCTTTACAAAGgtaccagaaacaaaaaaaaactgtttactACCACTCACAACTGCACTATCTGGTCTTAAAGCCTTTTATAGATCACTATTtcatatccggctcgaaggaccagataatATTTGGCTGAGAACCTAcacaaaaataatcaacttaCTTTTAGCAATAAGATAATCATATTCTGTTCTGCCAATCTTCTAGCGATACAAGCTCTCGGTCCATGTCCAAAAGGAAGGAGCAAAAACGGATGCGGTTGTTTATATAAAGGATTACTTTTGATCCACCTTTCCGGTAGAAACGTTTCGGGTTGAGGAAAATATTTCTCCAACTTACAGGATATTTGATTTTGTGTCACCATTGTCGTCTACGATGAATTAAATAGTTTctcattgttttaaaattaattatacaacTTACACCGGCCGGTACACAATAACCAGAGAATTCAGTGTCTTTTGGTAAAATTCGACCTATTCCAACAGATATCGGTCTCAATCTGAGAGATTCTTTGAGTACTGCTTTAGTATACACTG harbors:
- the LOC130900240 gene encoding endocuticle structural glycoprotein SgAbd-1-like — translated: MKFLIVFVVVFGACLANPQRRPQSYYDNNQDQQQNTAQNYQDNTAQQYQQNLVQEQQNVDNRRYQEPNEKVIKFIPIIRFDKEQGEDGSYKASYETGNNIIAEEEGYLKELGPDPEEAGKTIKSQVQLGRFTYTSPDGTVIETKYTADENGFHAEGDHLPTPPPVSPEVQKGLDLIFAGIRAQQEADARRLQEHPELKDRPQQYDDGQYRQELQ